AATCCCTACGTCGTCGACACCGCGCTCGCCGCGCTCGTGCTGTTCGCCGCCTCGCTCCAGTGGATCTTCCCCGACGAGGGGGACGACCGGCTGACCTGGCAGGGCTGGCTGCTCGGCGCGGCGACCGCGGTCCCGCTGGTGTGGCGGCACCGCGCGCCGTTCGCGATGGCGTGCGCGGTGTCGGTGGCCACTCCCGCGCAGGCGCTGTACCACGCGCCGCCGCCGGACCTGATGTACGGCGGGTTCGTGGTCCTCTCCACCATGGCCGCCCGGGGCCTGCCGTGGCAGCGGCGCTTCATGCTGGTCGGCTGGGCGATCGGCGTCTCGCTCGTCATGCTGCACAAGGAGAGCCCGGAACCCTTCGAGTTCGCCTTCCAGCTGATGAGCGTGGCCTGCGCCTACGCGTTCGGTGTGCTGGCCCGCGTCCAGCGCGCCTACACCGCCGAACTGGAGGACCGGGCCCGGAGGTTGGAACGGGAGCGGGCCGCGGACACGGCGCGGGCGACGGCACAGGAGCGCGCCCGGATCGCCCGGGACATGCACGACATCCTGGCCCACGCGGTGAGCCTGATGGTGGTGCAGGCCGAGGCCGGGCCGGTCGTCGTCCGCAGCGATCCGGCGCGCGCGGAAGCCGCGTTCGAGGCGATCGCGGGGGCGGGACGGGACGCGATGGCGCAGCTGCGGCGCATCCTCGGCGTCCTCAAGGAGGAGCAGCGCAACGGGACTTCACCGCAGCCCGGCATCAGAGCCCTGCCCGCACTGGTCCGCCAGGTCGGTGAATCCACGGGCCTGCGAGTGGAGTTGAGCACCACGGGCGAGCCTCTCCCCCTCCCGCCGGACACCGACATCGCGGCCTACCGGGTGACCCAGGAGGCGCTCACCAACACGGTCAAGCACGCGTACGCTTCCTCCGCGACCGTCCAACTCGACTGGACGGAGGAGGGGTTGACGCTGACGGTGACGGACGACGGAGGCGGGCCCACGACGCCGGGCGGCGGGCACGGACTGATCGGCATCCGGGAGCGGGCCGCGGCCTGTGGTGGTGACGCGCACACCGGGCGCGGTCCGGACGGCGGTTTCCGGGTCGTCGTACGCCTTCCGGCCGGTGACCGGCAGGCGGCGCGGGGGTGAGCATCCGGGTGGTCGTCGCGGACGACCAGGAACTCGTCCGCAGCGGCTTCAGCATGATCCTGGAGGCGCAGGCGGACATCGAGGTCGTCGCCGAGGCCGGGGACGGCGCGGAGGCGGTCGCCGCGGTGCGGCGGCACACGCCGGACGTGCTGCTCCTCGACATCCGTATGCCGGTGATGGACGGCCTGGAGGCGGCCCGCCGGGTGTGCGGACAGTCCGCGTGCAAGGTCGTCATGCTGACCACGTTCGACCTGGACGAGTACGTCTACGAGGCCCTGTACGCGGGCGCCAGCGGCTTTCTGCTCAAGGACGTGCGCCGGGACGACCTGGTGCACGCCGTGCGGGTCGTCGCCGCCGGGGACTCGCTGCTCGCGCCCGCCGTGACCCGGCGGCTGGTCGCGGACATCGTGCGCCGCCGCCGGGAGGAGGCCACGGCGCAGGTCACCCCGGACCGGCTGGACGTCCTGACGGCCCGCGAGGTGGAGACGCTGCGGATGCTGGCGCGGGGGCTGTCGAACGCGGAGATCGCCACGACGCTGTTCGTGAGCGAGCACACCGTGAAGACCCATGTCAGCAATGTGCTGGGCAAGTTGGGGCTGCGGGACCGGGTGCAGGCGGTGATCTGCGCCTATGAGACGGGTCTGGTGGTGCCGGGGGCGTCCGGCGAGAACGACGGACCGTGATCACGACCGGTTCGCCGCGCGCGGTCAGCAAGTCGCCTCCCCCGCGCGAGTGAGCCGCCGCCCTCTTCTCCCCCGTACGACGGAGCCCCGGAAACCGCTCCCTCCGGCGATCCGGTACCACCGCCTTCCCCGCGAGCCTGAGGGCATGTCAACCGACGCCTCGCCGGGAGGGACCGTGCTCTCCACACTCGCCCGGACGGCCACACGCCGTCCGCTCACCGTCATCGCCCTGTGGGTGCTCTTCCTGCTGCTCGGCTTCGGGCTCGGCACGGGCGTGTTCGGACGTCTGTCGGACAACGTGCCCGAGGTGCCGGGCACCGAGTCGGAGGCGGCCGCGGAGTATCTCGACCGGGCCGACCCGTCCGGCGACTCGATCACCGCCGTCGTCGAGGGCACCGCCGTCACCGACCCCACACTGCGGGCCCAGGTCGAGCAGGCGGTCGCCGACGTACGCGGGATCGCCGGCGTGGCCGCCGTACCGGACCCGTACACGACGCCCGGTCTGACCGCCGAGGACGGGCGGGCGCTCCTCATCCCCGTGGCGCTGAAGGGCGGTCTCGGCGACGATGCCGAGGAACGGGCCGTCGACGACGCGGCCGACCGGATCAAGGAGATCGACGCGCCCGAAGTCCATGTCAGCGGCGGCCCGTTGCTGGGGCTCCAGATCGGCGAGAAGGCCCAGGAGGACGTGCGGAACGCGGAGTTGATCTCCCTGCCCGTGGTCCTCGCCCTGCTCCTCGTCGTCTTCGGCGGGCTGCGCTCGGCCGCGCTGCCCCTCGTCATCGCGGTGAGCGGCATCGCGGGCGCGTTCCTGGCGCTGTTCCTGTTCAGCTCGGTCACCGACATCTCCGTGTACGCGATCCAGGTGACCACGATGCTGGGCCTCGGACTGGCCGTGGACTACGCCCTGTTGATGCTGGTCCGCTTCCGGGAGGAGCGCCGGACCACCGAGGACGTGGTGGAGGCCGTGCACCGAACGGTCGCCGCGGCCGGGCGGACCGTGCTGTTCTCCGGGCTCACGGTGGCGGTCAGTCTGACCGGGCTGCTGGTCTTCCCGAGCGTCTTCCTGCGCAGCATGGGCCTGGCCGTGGCCGCCGTGGTCGTCGTCGACATGCTCGCCGCGGTCACGCTGCTGCCCGCGCTGCTCACCGTCTTCGGCCGGAGGATCCCGCCCGCGAAGGACCGGCCGGAGAGCGAGGAGGGCCGGGTCTTCGCCCGTCTGGCCCGCTTCTGCGCGCGCAACCGCATCGCCGTCCTGGCGGTGATCGTCCCGGCCCTGCTGGTGCTCGCCCTGCCCGTCACCGGCATGCGGATCAACCTCGGCGACGCCCAGCAGCTGCCGTCGAGCACCGAGGCACGGCAGTTGTACGACACCGTCGGCGCCCACTTCCCGCCGGGCACCGGTGTGGCCACGGTCACCGTCGTCCTCAGGCCCGGCACCGACGCGGCGACCGCCGACCGGATCCGCGCCCTGTCACCGCGCGCCGAGTCCCGGGACCTGCCGAACGGCACCACGGTCGTGGAGCTGCCGCCGTCCGGCAGTGTGGACGGGGACGCGGCCACCGGCCTGGTGGAGCGGGTCCGTGAGCTGCGCGGAACAGCGCCGGTCGAGGTGACCGGCCCGGCCGCCCGGCTCGTCGACTTCCGGGCGATGCTCGCCGACCGGGCGCCCTGGTCCGCGCTGACCGTGCTGGCCGGCATCTTCGTCCTGCTCTTCGCCTTCACCGGCTCGGTCCTGATCCCGCTGCGCACCATCGCGACGACCCTGCTCAGCCTCGGTGCCGCGCTCGGCGCGGTGGTGTGGGTGTTCCAGGACGGTCACCTGTCCGGGCTGCTGGGCGCCGAGGGCCTCGGGTCGCTGAGCCTGACGGCACCGCCGCTGATCATCGCCATCGCGTTCGGTCTGGCGATGGACTACGAGCTGTTCATCCTGGCCCGGATGCGGGAGGCCCGGCGGGCCGGCGGGGACGACCAGGAGGCCGTCGTGACCGGCCTGCGCCGCTCGGGCCGGGTGGTGACCTGCGCCGCGCTGCTCCTCGCGGTCGTCTTCGGCGCCTTCATGACGGGCGGCTTCTCCCCCATCCTCCAGATCGGGCTCGGGCTCACCCTCGCCGTGCTGATCGACGCCACCGTCGTCCGCATGCTGCTCGTCCCGGCGACGATGGCGCTGCTCGGGCGGCGCGCCTGGTGGGCGCCGAGGCCGCTGCGGCGGGTGCACGACCGGTTCGGGCTGAGCGAGGAGGCGCCGGCCGCGCCCCGGGTGCCGACGAACGTCTGACAGCGGTGCACGGGGCCCGGCTTTCACGCCGGGTCCCGTTTCCCTTGGGGCGGCTAGAGTTTTCGTCATGGGTGGGGACACGGGGGAACGGCCCACGCGGCCGTGCAAATGGTGCGGTGCGCCGGTCGAGCAGCCGCGCGGCCGGTGGCGGCGGCGGAGTTTTTGCAGCAAGTCCCACCGGCGCAGGAACCGGGTGATGGACGCCGTGTTCGAGTTCCTGGACTTCTGGTAGCGGCCTGCCCCGCGCGGGTCCTCACCGGAATCTCAGGGAGCGGCACGGTGATTCAAAGGATCACCACATCTGCGCGACGCAGGATGCCCACGCAAAGGCGGATATCTCAGGAAGGCCTGCCGTGGGCGTCTCGCACATATCGAACCGGTCCGACCAACCGTCGCAGAGGTGGTCGCGGCGCGGAGTGCTCACCGTGCTCGGCGTCGTCCCCGCCGCGGTGCTCACCGGGTGCAGCGGGTCGGCCGACGCCACGGAGGACACCGCGGCGACGGCATCGGCGAAGTCCGCCGCGACGAAGAAGCCGGTCGTCGCGGTCAGCCCCGCCGACGGCAGCAGGAAGGCCGCGTTCACCAGCCCTGTCGAGGTCACCGTGACCGACGGCACCCTCGCGTCCGTCGAGGTCAGCGGCAACGACGGCTCGACGCTGGAGGGCTCCTTCGACGAGGCGAGGACCACCTGGACGTCGAAGGAGAACCCGTACTCGGGGACGAAGTACACGGTGACCGCGAAGGCCGAGGGCGCCGACGCGGAGACCGCGACCTTCACCACCAGGTCACCCGGCGAGACCTTCGTCGGCTACTTCACCCCCGAGGCCGGTTCCACGTCCGGTGTCGGCATGCCGGTCTCGATCAACTTCACGCACGCCGTGGCCGACAAGGCCGCCGTCGAGAAGGCCATCACGGTGACCGCCGAACCGGCCGTCGAGGTGGTCGGCCACTGGTTCAGCGACACCCGCCTCGACTTCCGGCCCGAGACGTACTGGGCGGCCGGCACGACCATCACCCTCGGCCTGCGGCTCAAGGACGTGGAGGGCACGGACGGTGTCTACGGCGTCCAGTCCAAGGACGTCACCTTCCACATCGGCCGCGCGCAGATCAGCACCGTCGACCTGTCCGCCAAGGAGATGGTGGTCAAGCGGGACGGAGCGACGTACGCCACCTATCCCGTCTCCGGCGGCGACGCCGACCACACCACCTGGTCCGGGATCATGGTGATCAGCGAGCGGTTCAAGGAGACCCGGATGGAGTCCTCGACCGTCGGGCTCGGCGACGAGTACGACATCTCCGACGTCCCGCACGCCCAGCGCCTGACCACCTCCGGCACCTTCATCCACGGCAACTACTGGGCGTCCACCTCGGTGTTCGGCAGCCAGAACACCAGCCACGGCTGTGTCGGTCTGCACGACGCGAAGGGCGCGAACGACAGCTCGGTGCCGGGCTACCGGTTCTACAAGAGCTCGATGCTCGGCGATGTCGTCATCGTCAAGAACTCCGATGAGGAGACGGTCGATCCGGCGAACGGGCTCAACGGGTGGAACCTGTCGTGGGAGGACTGGAAGGCGGGCAGCGCGGTTTAGGACGTATGCGCCGTTCATGAGCTGAACTTGCCTGGAGCGAAAGGACTTTCCTTGCTTTAACTCTTGACGGCCTCTCTGCCGGAGAGCACATTGGGCCCACTTTGAGAGCGCTCTCAAAGGTTCTCAAAAGGTACCCGCGCACTCATCTCCGTACCCGAGAGGCACCCCCATGAGCGAATCCTCCGGCATACCCAGACGGCGACGGGCCCTTGTCGCCGTCCTCGCCACCCTCGGCCTGGCGGCGGCCGTGGCCTCGGCCGCGACCCTCCCCGCGAACGCCTCCGCGCCCACGCCCCCCTCGGGCTGGACGCAGGTGTTCCTCGACGACTTCAACGGTTCCGCCGGAACCGGCGTCAACACCTCCAACTGGCAGTACGCGACCGGCACTTCCTATCCCGGCGGCCCCGCCAACTGGGGCACCGGGGAGGTCGAGACGATGACGTCGAGCACCAGCAACGTCGCGCTCGACGGCAACGGCAATCTGCGCATCACCCCGCTGCGCGACTCCGCCGGCAAGTGGACGTCGGGCCGCATCGAGACCAACCGCACCGACTTCCAGCCCCCCTCCGGCGGAAAGCTGCGTGTCGAGGCGCGCATCCAGATGCCGAACGTCACCGGCACGGCGGCCGAGGGCTACTGGCCCGCCTTCTGGATGCTGGGCGCGCCCTACCGCGGCAATTACCAGAACTGGCCGAGCGTCGGCGAGCTGGACATCATGGAGAACGTCCAGGGCATGAACCGCGTGTGGGCCACCATGCACTGCGGCACCAACCCGGGCGGCCCGTGCAACGAGACGACGGGCATCGGCAACAACGTCGCCTGTCCGGGCTCGACCTGTCAGTCGGCCTTCCACACCTACACCATGGAGTGGGACCGCTCGGTGAGCCCCGAGACGATCCGGTTCCTGGTCGACGGCACCCAGTTCCACTCGGTCAACGCGAGCCAGATGGACGCGACGACCTGGGCCAACGCCACCAACCACGGCTTCTTCGTCATCCTGAACGTGGCGATGGGCGGCGCCTTCCCGGACGCGTTCGGCGGCGGCCTGGACAGCGGCACGCAGTCCGGTGTGCCGATGACCGTGGACTACGTCCAGGTGCTGTCGGCCAGTGGGAGCGGTACCACGCCGCCGCCCTCGGGCAGCCGGGACGCCTACAGCGCCATCCAGGCCGAGTCCTACAACAGCCAGTCGGGCACGATCACCGAGACCACCACCGACACCGGTGGCGGCCAGAACATCGGCGCGCTGGCCAACGGCGACTGGGCGCTCTTCCAGAACGTCAACTTCGGTTCCACCGCCGCCACTCAGTTCGTCGCCCGGGTGGCGAGCGGTGCCGGCGGCGGGGTCAGCGGCCTGGTCGAGGTACGTCTCGACAGCCGCTCCAACGCCCCCATCGGCAGCTTCGCCCTCGCCAACACCGGGGGCTGGCAGTCCTGGCGGACGGTACCGGCGAACATCTCGTCGGTGACGGGCACGCACGACGTGTATCTGACGTTCACGAGCGGCCAGCCGGCGGACTTCGTGAACGTGAACTGGTTCGACTTCGGGCACTGACGTCTCCGCGTCCGTGAGGGGTACCGCGCCCGCGGGCCCCTCACGGACGGACACACGGCCGGCCGCACCCGACCCCGGCCGACGACCCGGCGCGGCGCCCCGCACGCCGTGGCCGTGCCGGGCTCAGCGCAGTTCCGCGCGGAACGCCACCGGGGTCTGCCCCGCGTGGAGTTGGAAGAACTTCGAGAAGTTCGCCGCGTCCGCGAACCCCACCGCCGCCCCCACCCGCCCGATGGGCAGGTCGGTATGGGCCAGCAGGCGCTTCGCCTCCAGGACCACCCGCTTGTCGATGAACCCCTTCGGCGTCTCCCCCGTCGCGGCGCGCACCGCGCGGACGAGCGTCCGGCGGGAGTAGCCGAGGGCGTCGGCGTACGCGCTGACGCTGTGGTTCGTGGCGAAGCCCCGCTCCACCGCGTCCCGGAACAGGGTGAAGGTCGTGTCCGACTGCCCCCGCGCCGCCTCCTGCGAGCTGGCCGCGAGATGGGCGAGGCGGAGCAGGAACGCCGTGAGGGAGTGGCGCAGGACGGCCGTGTGCAGGCTCAGGGGGAGGGTCGCCGTGTCCTTGTACTCGCGGCGGAGCTGCGCGAGGGACGCCCCCAGTCCGGCCAACTGCGCCGCGTCGGGGTGCAGCAGCGGCGGCAGGTCGTAGCGGTACAGGCCGGTCGCCTCGACCGTCGCGCGGGGCAGGAAGCCCGGTTGCATGGTCAGGACCGTTCCGCGGTACCCGCTGAACTTCGAGAAGCGGTGGACCTGACCGGGGCGGATCCACAGCACGTCGCCGGCGTACGCCTCGTACTCGGCGAAGTCGATCATGTGGCGGACGGGGCCCTTGTCGAAGAGCATCACGACATGGAAGTCGATGCGGTGGACGCGGTGCAGCGGGGCGTCGGCGTGCCAGGTGCGGTGCGGGCCCATCGGACCGACCTGCATGCCGACGCCGCCCTCGCTCAGTTCGACCGGAAAGGGGAACGTTCTGATGCCGTCACCGTCCCCGCCTTGGGGTGTTCTGTCCGCCATGTCCTTCTCACGCCGCCCGATCAAGCCGTCCCGTGTCCCACTTTCACCACAGGCTGACACACCTCGACCTTCCCTCGTAAAAGTCTGACTTTTAGAGTCGAACGCGTCTCACCAGGAACGATGCACGAATCCATGAACTCTTGAAGAGGACTGGTCACAGATGAGCACGCAGACACCGGGCGGCGCGGACGGCTTCGCATGGACCGAACTCGACCGGCGTGCCGTCGACACCGCCCGCCTGCTGGCGGCGGACGCCGTGCAGAAGGTCGGGAACGGGCACCCGGGGACGGCCATGAGCCTCGCCCCCGCCGCGTACACGATCTTTCAGAAGCTGATGCGGCACGACCCCGCGGACCCGGAGTGGACCGGACGCGACCGCTTCGTCCTGTCCCCGGGCCACACCTCCCTCACGCTCTACACACAGCTGTTCCTCGCCGGGTACGAGCTGGAGCTCGATGACCTGAAGGCGTTCCGCACCCAGGGCTCCAAGACGCCCGGTCACCCCGAGTACGGGCACACCGCGGGGGTCGAGACCACGACGGGTCCCCTCGGGCAGGGCGTCGCCAACGCCGTCGGGATGGCCATGGCCGCCCGTTACGAGCGCGGCCTCTTCGACCCCGACACCGCGCAGGGCGAGTCCCCGTTCGACCACACCATCTGGGCCATCGTCTCCGACGGCGACCTGGAGGAGGGCGTCTCCGCCGAGGCCTCCTCCCTCGCCGGGCACCAGAAGCTCGGCAACCTGGTCTTCCTCTACGACGACAACCACATCTCCATCGAGGGCGACACCGCGACCGCCTTCTCCGAGGACGTCCTCAAGCGGTACGAGGCCTACGGCTGGCACACCCAGCGCGTCGAGCCCACCGGCGACGGCGACATCGACGTACCGACCCTGTACGCGGCGCTGAAGGCCGCGCGGGACGAGACCGAGCGGCCCTCCATCATCGCGATGCGCACGATCATCGCCTGGCCCGCCCCCAACGCCCAGAACACCGAGGCCTCGCACGGCTCGGCGCTCGGCGCGGACGAGATCGCGGCCACCAAGCGGGTGCTGGGCTTCGACCCGGAGCGGTCCTTCGAGGTCGCCGACGAGGTGCTCGCGCACAGCCGCCGCGCCCTCGACCGCGGCGCCGAGGCGCACGCCGCCTGGGACAAGCGGATCGCCGAGTGGCGCGCGGACCAGCCCGAGCGGGCCGCGCTCTTCGACCGGGTCGTCGCCGGTCAGCTCCCCGAGGGCTGGGAGGACGCGCTGCCCGTCTTCGAGGAGGGCAGGTCCGTCGCCACCCGCGCCGCCTCCGGCAAGGTCCTCCAGTCGCTGGGCGCGGTGCTCCCCGAGCTGTGGGGCGGCTCCGCCGACCTGGCCGGCTCGAACAACACCACCATCGACAAGACCTCCTCCTTCCTGCCGAAGGGCAACCCGCTCCCCGAAGCGGACCCCTACGGCCGTACGGTTCACTTCGGCATCCGCGAATTCTCGATGGCGGCCGAGATGAACGGCATCGCCCTGCACGGCAACACCCGCATCTACGGCGGCACCTTCCTGGTGTTCTCCGACTACATGCGCAACGCCGTCCGCATGGCGGCGCTCATGCAGCTGCCCGTCACCTACGTCTGGACCCATGACTCCATCGGGCTCGGCGAGGACGGCCCCACCCACCAGCCGGTCGAGCACCTCGCCTCGCTCCGCGCCATCCCGGGCCTGAACGTCGTCCGGCCCGCCGACGCCAACGAGACCGCGATCGCCTGGGCTGAGATCCTCCGGCGGCACAGCACCAAGCCCGCCCCGCACGGCCTCGCCCTCACCCGGCAGGGCGTGCCGACGTACGCCCCCAACCCGGACACGGCGAAGGGCGGTTACGTCCTGGCCGAGTCCTCCAAGGACGTCCCGGACGTCGTCCTCATCGCCACCGGCTCCGAGGTGCAGCTCGCCGTGGCCGCACGCGAGCAGCTGGAGGCCGAGGGGATCGGCGCCCGGGTGGTGTCGATGCCGTCCGTGGAGTGGTTCGAGGAGCAGTCGCGCGAGTACCGGGACAGCGTCCTTCCGCCGTCCGTGCGAGCCCGCGTCGCAATCGAGGCCGGGATCGGCCTGACGTGGTACCGGTTCACAGGTGACGCAGGACGCATCGTCTCTCTCGAACACTTCGGCGCCTCCGCCGATGCCCAGACCCTTTTCGCCGAGTACGGCTTCACCGCCGAGCACGTCGCCGCCGCCGCCAGGGAATCCCTCGCCGCCGCGCGTGGTTGATCCGACCGCCAGAAAGAAGATGATCACTGTGACCGAAGCAACCGCGACCGCGGGAGCACTCAAGCGCCTGTCCGACGAGGGCGTCTCCATCTGGCTGGACGACCTGTCGCGC
This DNA window, taken from Streptomyces sp. NBC_00663, encodes the following:
- a CDS encoding sensor histidine kinase; translation: MSAQFWFAPLVARLRTANPYVVDTALAALVLFAASLQWIFPDEGDDRLTWQGWLLGAATAVPLVWRHRAPFAMACAVSVATPAQALYHAPPPDLMYGGFVVLSTMAARGLPWQRRFMLVGWAIGVSLVMLHKESPEPFEFAFQLMSVACAYAFGVLARVQRAYTAELEDRARRLERERAADTARATAQERARIARDMHDILAHAVSLMVVQAEAGPVVVRSDPARAEAAFEAIAGAGRDAMAQLRRILGVLKEEQRNGTSPQPGIRALPALVRQVGESTGLRVELSTTGEPLPLPPDTDIAAYRVTQEALTNTVKHAYASSATVQLDWTEEGLTLTVTDDGGGPTTPGGGHGLIGIRERAAACGGDAHTGRGPDGGFRVVVRLPAGDRQAARG
- the tkt gene encoding transketolase, with the translated sequence MSTQTPGGADGFAWTELDRRAVDTARLLAADAVQKVGNGHPGTAMSLAPAAYTIFQKLMRHDPADPEWTGRDRFVLSPGHTSLTLYTQLFLAGYELELDDLKAFRTQGSKTPGHPEYGHTAGVETTTGPLGQGVANAVGMAMAARYERGLFDPDTAQGESPFDHTIWAIVSDGDLEEGVSAEASSLAGHQKLGNLVFLYDDNHISIEGDTATAFSEDVLKRYEAYGWHTQRVEPTGDGDIDVPTLYAALKAARDETERPSIIAMRTIIAWPAPNAQNTEASHGSALGADEIAATKRVLGFDPERSFEVADEVLAHSRRALDRGAEAHAAWDKRIAEWRADQPERAALFDRVVAGQLPEGWEDALPVFEEGRSVATRAASGKVLQSLGAVLPELWGGSADLAGSNNTTIDKTSSFLPKGNPLPEADPYGRTVHFGIREFSMAAEMNGIALHGNTRIYGGTFLVFSDYMRNAVRMAALMQLPVTYVWTHDSIGLGEDGPTHQPVEHLASLRAIPGLNVVRPADANETAIAWAEILRRHSTKPAPHGLALTRQGVPTYAPNPDTAKGGYVLAESSKDVPDVVLIATGSEVQLAVAAREQLEAEGIGARVVSMPSVEWFEEQSREYRDSVLPPSVRARVAIEAGIGLTWYRFTGDAGRIVSLEHFGASADAQTLFAEYGFTAEHVAAAARESLAAARG
- a CDS encoding L,D-transpeptidase; this encodes MGVSHISNRSDQPSQRWSRRGVLTVLGVVPAAVLTGCSGSADATEDTAATASAKSAATKKPVVAVSPADGSRKAAFTSPVEVTVTDGTLASVEVSGNDGSTLEGSFDEARTTWTSKENPYSGTKYTVTAKAEGADAETATFTTRSPGETFVGYFTPEAGSTSGVGMPVSINFTHAVADKAAVEKAITVTAEPAVEVVGHWFSDTRLDFRPETYWAAGTTITLGLRLKDVEGTDGVYGVQSKDVTFHIGRAQISTVDLSAKEMVVKRDGATYATYPVSGGDADHTTWSGIMVISERFKETRMESSTVGLGDEYDISDVPHAQRLTTSGTFIHGNYWASTSVFGSQNTSHGCVGLHDAKGANDSSVPGYRFYKSSMLGDVVIVKNSDEETVDPANGLNGWNLSWEDWKAGSAV
- a CDS encoding MMPL family transporter codes for the protein MLSTLARTATRRPLTVIALWVLFLLLGFGLGTGVFGRLSDNVPEVPGTESEAAAEYLDRADPSGDSITAVVEGTAVTDPTLRAQVEQAVADVRGIAGVAAVPDPYTTPGLTAEDGRALLIPVALKGGLGDDAEERAVDDAADRIKEIDAPEVHVSGGPLLGLQIGEKAQEDVRNAELISLPVVLALLLVVFGGLRSAALPLVIAVSGIAGAFLALFLFSSVTDISVYAIQVTTMLGLGLAVDYALLMLVRFREERRTTEDVVEAVHRTVAAAGRTVLFSGLTVAVSLTGLLVFPSVFLRSMGLAVAAVVVVDMLAAVTLLPALLTVFGRRIPPAKDRPESEEGRVFARLARFCARNRIAVLAVIVPALLVLALPVTGMRINLGDAQQLPSSTEARQLYDTVGAHFPPGTGVATVTVVLRPGTDAATADRIRALSPRAESRDLPNGTTVVELPPSGSVDGDAATGLVERVRELRGTAPVEVTGPAARLVDFRAMLADRAPWSALTVLAGIFVLLFAFTGSVLIPLRTIATTLLSLGAALGAVVWVFQDGHLSGLLGAEGLGSLSLTAPPLIIAIAFGLAMDYELFILARMREARRAGGDDQEAVVTGLRRSGRVVTCAALLLAVVFGAFMTGGFSPILQIGLGLTLAVLIDATVVRMLLVPATMALLGRRAWWAPRPLRRVHDRFGLSEEAPAAPRVPTNV
- a CDS encoding glycoside hydrolase family 16 protein, with translation MSESSGIPRRRRALVAVLATLGLAAAVASAATLPANASAPTPPSGWTQVFLDDFNGSAGTGVNTSNWQYATGTSYPGGPANWGTGEVETMTSSTSNVALDGNGNLRITPLRDSAGKWTSGRIETNRTDFQPPSGGKLRVEARIQMPNVTGTAAEGYWPAFWMLGAPYRGNYQNWPSVGELDIMENVQGMNRVWATMHCGTNPGGPCNETTGIGNNVACPGSTCQSAFHTYTMEWDRSVSPETIRFLVDGTQFHSVNASQMDATTWANATNHGFFVILNVAMGGAFPDAFGGGLDSGTQSGVPMTVDYVQVLSASGSGTTPPPSGSRDAYSAIQAESYNSQSGTITETTTDTGGGQNIGALANGDWALFQNVNFGSTAATQFVARVASGAGGGVSGLVEVRLDSRSNAPIGSFALANTGGWQSWRTVPANISSVTGTHDVYLTFTSGQPADFVNVNWFDFGH
- a CDS encoding helix-turn-helix domain-containing protein, encoding MADRTPQGGDGDGIRTFPFPVELSEGGVGMQVGPMGPHRTWHADAPLHRVHRIDFHVVMLFDKGPVRHMIDFAEYEAYAGDVLWIRPGQVHRFSKFSGYRGTVLTMQPGFLPRATVEATGLYRYDLPPLLHPDAAQLAGLGASLAQLRREYKDTATLPLSLHTAVLRHSLTAFLLRLAHLAASSQEAARGQSDTTFTLFRDAVERGFATNHSVSAYADALGYSRRTLVRAVRAATGETPKGFIDKRVVLEAKRLLAHTDLPIGRVGAAVGFADAANFSKFFQLHAGQTPVAFRAELR
- a CDS encoding response regulator transcription factor, which produces MSIRVVVADDQELVRSGFSMILEAQADIEVVAEAGDGAEAVAAVRRHTPDVLLLDIRMPVMDGLEAARRVCGQSACKVVMLTTFDLDEYVYEALYAGASGFLLKDVRRDDLVHAVRVVAAGDSLLAPAVTRRLVADIVRRRREEATAQVTPDRLDVLTAREVETLRMLARGLSNAEIATTLFVSEHTVKTHVSNVLGKLGLRDRVQAVICAYETGLVVPGASGENDGP